A single region of the Leptotrichia sp. OH3620_COT-345 genome encodes:
- a CDS encoding ABC transporter substrate-binding protein has product MKRKIGFLIFLSLFLLILSCGGNQNKTKDGKVKLVFYYPVNVGGPVAKIVEKLTKDFNEENPDIEVEAVYTGNYDDTVTKIQTAAQGGNPPDLFVSLATQRFTMASSGMAMPLDELIKEDGEEGKKYIDDFLEGFMEDSYVDGKIYSIPFQRSTMVLYYNKDIFKEVGLDPEKAPETWEELVEIAGKIANDKRKGVGIALNSGSAQWAFTGFALQNSIDGKNLMSEDGKKVFFNTPENVEALQFWIDLQKKYKVMAEGIVQWTDLPSQFLAEEVAMIYHTTGNLSNIAKNSKFNYGVAFLPAHKRKGAPTGGGNFYISSGISPEKQKAAWKFIKYLTTAERAAQWSVDTGYVATRKSAFETDIVKNYYKERPQAKVAYEQLQFAKPELTTYNAAEIWRILNDNIQSAITGEKTAKEALDNAQKEAAEVLKDFN; this is encoded by the coding sequence ATGAAAAGAAAAATTGGTTTTTTAATATTTTTAAGTTTATTTTTACTGATTTTAAGTTGCGGAGGAAATCAAAATAAAACAAAAGACGGGAAAGTAAAACTTGTTTTTTATTATCCTGTTAATGTAGGCGGCCCTGTGGCAAAGATAGTTGAAAAACTTACAAAAGATTTTAATGAGGAAAATCCGGATATAGAAGTGGAAGCCGTTTATACAGGAAATTATGATGATACTGTGACAAAAATCCAGACTGCCGCTCAAGGAGGAAATCCTCCCGATTTATTTGTAAGTCTGGCAACACAAAGATTTACAATGGCTTCAAGCGGTATGGCCATGCCTCTGGATGAACTTATAAAAGAGGATGGAGAAGAAGGGAAAAAGTATATTGACGATTTTCTTGAAGGATTTATGGAAGATTCTTATGTGGATGGGAAAATATATTCAATACCTTTTCAGAGAAGTACAATGGTTCTTTATTATAACAAGGATATTTTCAAAGAAGTAGGTTTGGATCCTGAAAAAGCACCTGAAACATGGGAAGAGCTTGTAGAAATAGCAGGAAAAATCGCAAATGACAAAAGAAAAGGTGTAGGAATAGCATTGAATTCAGGTTCGGCTCAATGGGCATTTACAGGATTTGCACTTCAGAATAGTATTGACGGTAAAAATTTAATGAGTGAAGATGGGAAAAAAGTATTTTTCAACACACCTGAAAATGTAGAAGCACTTCAATTTTGGATTGATTTACAGAAAAAATATAAAGTAATGGCGGAAGGTATAGTTCAGTGGACAGATTTGCCGTCACAATTTTTGGCAGAAGAAGTTGCCATGATATATCATACTACAGGGAATTTATCCAACATAGCAAAAAATTCTAAATTTAACTATGGAGTGGCATTCTTGCCCGCACATAAGAGAAAAGGTGCACCTACAGGAGGAGGGAATTTCTATATTTCTTCAGGAATATCTCCGGAAAAACAAAAAGCTGCATGGAAGTTTATAAAGTACCTTACAACAGCAGAAAGAGCAGCACAATGGAGTGTGGATACAGGATACGTGGCAACGAGAAAAAGTGCTTTTGAAACAGATATAGTAAAAAATTATTATAAGGAAAGACCCCAAGCAAAAGTGGCGTATGAGCAGCTTCAGTTTGCAAAACCTGAGCTGACAACTTACAATGCAGCTGAGATATGGAGAATATTAAATGATAACATACAGTCTGCAATAACAGGAGAAAAAACAGCAAAAGAAGCTTTGGATAATGCACAGAAAGAGGCTGCTGAAGTACTGAAAGATTTTAACTGA
- a CDS encoding carbohydrate ABC transporter permease, translating into MDTKLKRKLKENITGFLLLLPSLIFMVGFTVLPVFKSFYLSFTKYTLGMKKPLWSGFSNYISLFKSEIFWKVMYNTIFFSVITVVPCMVLGLTLAFLVNRKSKSVSILRTVYFYPVVMPMIAVASIWMFIYMGKNGLLDQWLSALGMKPLNVLSNKNTVLPFMAIMYVWKESGYLMIFFLAGLQGISEDLFESARIDGAGFWVMLKNITLPLLKPTMIFVSTIALTNCFKLVDHIVIMTEGAPNNGSTLLLYYIYQQGFTNFNYGRSSALTVIMLFLLLFVSLPRFFRQDKKAFYN; encoded by the coding sequence ATGGATACGAAACTGAAAAGAAAATTGAAAGAAAATATAACGGGTTTTTTGCTGCTTTTGCCTTCTTTAATATTTATGGTCGGATTTACTGTTTTACCTGTTTTTAAGAGTTTTTATCTGAGTTTTACAAAATATACTTTAGGAATGAAAAAACCTTTATGGTCAGGTTTCAGTAACTATATCAGTCTGTTCAAAAGTGAAATTTTCTGGAAGGTAATGTATAATACAATATTTTTTTCCGTGATAACAGTTGTTCCATGTATGGTTTTAGGATTGACACTGGCATTTTTAGTAAACCGTAAAAGTAAATCGGTGAGTATATTGAGAACTGTATATTTTTATCCTGTAGTTATGCCGATGATAGCTGTGGCAAGCATATGGATGTTTATATATATGGGGAAAAATGGTCTTTTAGACCAGTGGCTGTCAGCTTTAGGAATGAAACCTCTGAATGTATTGTCAAATAAAAATACGGTTTTACCTTTTATGGCAATAATGTATGTATGGAAAGAATCGGGATATCTAATGATTTTTTTTCTTGCAGGATTACAGGGAATATCCGAAGATTTATTTGAATCAGCCAGAATAGATGGAGCAGGATTCTGGGTAATGCTTAAAAATATTACTTTGCCTTTGCTAAAACCTACAATGATTTTTGTATCGACAATAGCATTGACAAATTGTTTTAAATTAGTAGATCACATAGTTATAATGACTGAAGGTGCTCCAAACAATGGAAGTACTTTGCTGTTATATTATATTTACCAGCAGGGATTCACAAATTTCAACTATGGAAGATCATCGGCACTGACAGTGATAATGCTGTTTTTACTTCTTTTTGTATCTTTGCCGAGATTTTTCAGACAGGATAAAAAAGCATTTTACAATTAA